In Nematostella vectensis chromosome 11, jaNemVect1.1, whole genome shotgun sequence, a genomic segment contains:
- the LOC116617777 gene encoding uncharacterized protein LOC116617777, which yields MTGLYHSNVNFIVLYVSPQCIDKFSPTFPYVDWEETLSQCHSCVLDRHAADFSWKVAHGVPYTAHRLVSSFNYDVISPVFCYLLVAMRHVLWLARNNWRFRGIFPSALEAINSIKARLREFLLVLFDICKSSRSRRTFESSWCANGFIARVTNDHLEVTI from the exons ATGACAGGAC TATACCACTCAAACGTAAACTTTATAGTTTTATATGTCAGTCCACAATGTATTGACAAATTCTCTCCAACCTTTCCATATGTAGATTGGGAGGAGACTTTATCCCAATGTCATTCATGTGTCCTTGATCGCCATGCAGCCGATTTCTCCTGGAAGGTGGCTCATGGCGTTCCCTACACCGCTCATCGTTTAGTCTCATCCTTTAATTATGAT GTTATTTCTCCAGTGTTCTGCTACCTCCTCGTGGCGATGCGTCACGTTCTATGGCTTGCTAGAAACAACTGGCGTTTCCGCGGCATCTTCCCAAGTGCTTTGGAGGCTATCAATTCCATCAAAGCTCGCCTACGGGAATTTCTTCTCGTTCTATTCGATATATGTAAGTCAAGCCGGTCCCGTCGAACCTTCGAGTCATCTTGGTGCGCAAATGGATTCATTGCCAGAGTGACCAATGATCACCTCGAGGTAACCATATAA